The DNA window CTCTGGACAGCTCTCCTGTCTTACTGGTCTTCTCAACGTGTTAACAATATGGTTGATTTACGTTTGATTATAGCACCCGCAAACAATTTGTCAAGCCTCTACCGGATCTCTTTCATCATGACATCCCTGAGCCGGCCGCCGTATTTTTCTTTTCTACAAACCGCCTTATAACCCTGTCCGAGCATATTGCCGCGGCTGAAATGGTTGTCGGGATGGACCGTGCACATGATATACCGGTATCCGGCCAGGAGCAGCTCTTTTTCGGCCTCCTCCATCATCTTTGCCTGCAGATGCCTCCCGCGGTATTCCGGCAGGATGGCAACGGAATCCACATGGGCCGTTTTCAAAAGCTGTTCATCCGAAAAGCCTGCGTCATAGCCCAGATTCTCTTTTTCAAGCCCCGGCGTGAGGATATCCATAATTCCAGCCGTCCTGCCGCTTTCCGGGTCCATCGCCCTGAGAACAAATCCGCGTCCCGATGTCAGAACCTCCCTTATAAACCGGGCGTCATCGGGCACAAACCATTCCCGGTTCTCCATCGCTTCCCAGACTGTACGGATCAGTTCCGCTATCTCCTCCGCATGAACGGCCTCCGCCTTCTCAATTCTGAATTCCACTGCTGTTTCCCCTTTCTTTCACCCGCTGCATCCTCGTAAGCTCCGGCCAGATGGTCAGAAGCATGGTTCCAAAGCAGGCAATTCCGCCGATAAAATTAGAAATCGGCTCCGCCGCAAAAACGCCCGACGTTCCCATATGAAAAACGCCCGGCAGCATGATGGTGAGCGGCACCACAATAATCACTTTCCGGAAAATAGAGAAGAAAATGGCATTTTTCGATTTTCCAAGCCCTACAAAGATAGCCTGCCCAGAAAACTGGAGCGACATCATAAAAAAGCCGAAAAAGTAGAGCCGGAGCGCCGGAATGCCCGCTTCTATCAATTCCCTGTCCTTGTTAAATATACGGATAAAAAGTTCCGGGAATCCATGAATCAGGCTCCAGATTCCGACCGTATAAATGATGGCCGCCACCGATGTGAAAATGATTGCTTTTTTAACCCTCCCGTACTCCCCGGCACCGTAGTTAAAACCAAGGACCGGCTGTGCGCTCTGGGTGATTCCCGAGACGGGAAGCGATGCCACCTCCCGCACGGAATTGATGACGGTCATGACTCCGACGTAGAGGTCGCCGCCGTAGGCCTGCAGCGTCGCATTGCACATAATCTGGACCGTACAGTTCGTAATAGCCATTGTAAATCCGGAAAGTCCCAGCCCCACAATCGACTTGACTCTTCTCAGTTCCAGCTTAAGACAGGATCGCCTGAGCTTCAGGATCGTCTTCTCTCCCGTCAGAAACCTGACAATCCAAACCGCCGACAGAAACTGCGAAATAATCGTGGCAAATGCCGCCCCTCTCACTCCCATATGGAAGACAAATATAAAGATGGGATCTAAAATAATATTGGATACCGCCCCCAGAAGAACCGTCATCATTCCAATCTTCCCAAATCCCTGAGAATTAATGAAACTGTTCATCCCAAGCCCGACCATCACAAAAAGACTGCCAAGCAGATAAATTGTAATGTAGGCATCCGCAAAGGGCCAGGTGGAATCGCTGGCTCCGAACAG is part of the [Clostridium] symbiosum genome and encodes:
- a CDS encoding GNAT family N-acetyltransferase gives rise to the protein MEFRIEKAEAVHAEEIAELIRTVWEAMENREWFVPDDARFIREVLTSGRGFVLRAMDPESGRTAGIMDILTPGLEKENLGYDAGFSDEQLLKTAHVDSVAILPEYRGRHLQAKMMEEAEKELLLAGYRYIMCTVHPDNHFSRGNMLGQGYKAVCRKEKYGGRLRDVMMKEIR
- a CDS encoding MATE family efflux transporter codes for the protein MNTDKNDFSQGSVVGNIMSLAVPMTLAQLINVLYNIVDRIYIGRIPENSTLSLTGIGLSLPIITMVIAFANLFGMGGAPLCSIERGRGRLLEAEKIMGNSFTMMVISGILLTILGLIFRRPMLYLFGASDSTWPFADAYITIYLLGSLFVMVGLGMNSFINSQGFGKIGMMTVLLGAVSNIILDPIFIFVFHMGVRGAAFATIISQFLSAVWIVRFLTGEKTILKLRRSCLKLELRRVKSIVGLGLSGFTMAITNCTVQIMCNATLQAYGGDLYVGVMTVINSVREVASLPVSGITQSAQPVLGFNYGAGEYGRVKKAIIFTSVAAIIYTVGIWSLIHGFPELFIRIFNKDRELIEAGIPALRLYFFGFFMMSLQFSGQAIFVGLGKSKNAIFFSIFRKVIIVVPLTIMLPGVFHMGTSGVFAAEPISNFIGGIACFGTMLLTIWPELTRMQRVKERGNSSGIQN